A single genomic interval of Desulfovibrio sp. TomC harbors:
- a CDS encoding HD domain-containing protein has protein sequence MAQPFKDATAICKTIMRNGYDAYVINAALQEKAQDPASPELDVATDATLADLQKIFPETEVYAAEGAFARFRHGDTMLYFYPADTADASHPEESVAMLTSRLIVRLNDKGLLPAHQACPHLPHQMDDHGGFADLSSGEVRLVGIPDEAIRQNYLRAVRALRFSANYNIPVEANTLMAILRASRRILDYVSVKDVMDEWRRVEAENMADFVELLYDTMILHWFLPEVATLARIKIKTEDGVEYTLFEQTLAVMRHYPEELPYDWYGTLACLFHDVGKLHTAQYAAGELHFYQHHQVGAKVARKILSRLSFPPDEIDLVCNLVRGHMHFHFMLTDRGIRRFKALDQYPRLIEMARADIKSVNGTYKEFNHNMKMLERTDTPEEMLEPLLNGAQIMQLLGLKPGPAVGLIREALLKAQIAGDVSSREDAELFVKKYWAKQELH, from the coding sequence ATGGCGCAACCCTTCAAGGACGCCACTGCCATCTGCAAGACCATCATGCGAAACGGCTACGATGCCTACGTCATCAACGCCGCGTTGCAGGAAAAAGCCCAGGACCCGGCCTCGCCCGAGCTGGATGTGGCCACCGACGCGACCCTGGCCGACCTGCAAAAGATTTTCCCTGAAACCGAGGTCTACGCCGCGGAAGGGGCCTTCGCCCGTTTTCGCCACGGCGACACCATGCTCTATTTCTATCCGGCCGATACCGCCGACGCCTCCCATCCCGAGGAGTCCGTGGCCATGCTCACCAGCCGGCTCATTGTGCGCCTCAACGACAAGGGCCTGCTCCCGGCCCATCAGGCCTGCCCCCATCTGCCGCACCAGATGGACGACCACGGCGGGTTCGCCGACCTGTCCAGCGGCGAAGTGCGCCTGGTCGGCATCCCGGACGAAGCCATCCGCCAGAACTATCTGCGGGCCGTTCGGGCGCTGCGCTTTTCCGCCAACTACAACATCCCGGTGGAAGCCAATACCCTGATGGCCATCCTGCGGGCCTCGCGGCGCATCCTCGACTACGTTTCGGTCAAGGACGTCATGGACGAATGGCGCAGGGTCGAAGCCGAAAACATGGCCGACTTCGTGGAGCTCCTCTACGACACCATGATCCTGCACTGGTTTCTGCCGGAAGTGGCCACCCTGGCCCGCATCAAGATCAAGACCGAAGACGGCGTGGAATATACGCTCTTTGAGCAGACCCTGGCCGTCATGCGCCACTATCCCGAAGAACTGCCCTACGACTGGTACGGCACCCTGGCCTGCCTGTTCCACGACGTGGGCAAGCTGCACACCGCCCAGTACGCCGCCGGAGAACTGCACTTTTACCAGCACCATCAGGTCGGAGCCAAGGTCGCCCGCAAGATTCTCTCGCGTTTGAGCTTTCCGCCCGACGAAATCGATCTGGTGTGCAACCTCGTGCGCGGGCACATGCACTTCCACTTCATGCTCACCGACCGGGGCATCCGCCGCTTCAAGGCGCTGGACCAGTACCCGCGCCTGATCGAAATGGCCCGGGCCGATATCAAATCGGTCAACGGGACCTACAAAGAGTTCAACCACAATATGAAAATGCTCGAGCGGACCGATACGCCCGAGGAAATGCTCGAACCGCTCTTAAACGGCGCGCAGATCATGCAGCTGCTCGGCCTCAAGCCCGGCCCGGCCGTGGGACTGATCCGTGAAGCGCTGCTCAAGGCCCAGATCGCCGGCGACGTTTCCAGCCGCGAAGACGCCGAGCTGTTCGTCAAGAAATACTGGGCCAAGCAGGAATTGCATTAG
- a CDS encoding sirohydrochlorin cobaltochelatase, which translates to MKASRGIILAAHGSRHPGAMEALADFRQAVAARYPDAAVAIARTVGRKHGNAAAYGGAKQAADVLGAMLAAGVTRVAVQSLHVVPGEEYHELLAGLGRWLEAGGGKAALSVGAPLLADLGDVDRVAGAVMACLPPGRDPDEAVILMGHGAPPPGAGFYETLRERLTRLDARVYFGTMPRERGAPCLDIGHIRDALAGRGIAKAWLMPFFTVAGAHACSDLAGNRPDSWLGRLEAAGIACRASQAGLLEQAPFAAVWTDHLDRAMARLP; encoded by the coding sequence ATGAAGGCCTCGCGCGGCATCATCCTGGCCGCCCACGGCTCCCGCCATCCCGGAGCCATGGAAGCCCTGGCCGATTTTCGACAGGCCGTGGCCGCGCGCTATCCTGACGCGGCCGTGGCCATCGCCCGCACCGTCGGGCGCAAGCACGGCAATGCCGCCGCCTACGGCGGGGCGAAACAGGCGGCGGATGTCCTTGGGGCCATGCTGGCGGCCGGCGTCACCCGGGTGGCGGTGCAGTCGCTGCATGTGGTGCCGGGCGAGGAATATCACGAGCTGCTGGCCGGGCTTGGCCGCTGGCTCGAAGCCGGCGGCGGCAAAGCCGCCCTGTCGGTCGGCGCGCCGCTGCTGGCCGATCTGGGCGATGTGGACCGGGTGGCCGGGGCGGTGATGGCCTGCCTGCCGCCCGGGCGCGATCCGGATGAAGCCGTCATTTTGATGGGCCACGGCGCGCCGCCGCCCGGGGCCGGCTTCTACGAAACGCTTCGGGAGCGGCTCACCCGTCTGGACGCGCGCGTATATTTCGGTACGATGCCCCGAGAACGCGGCGCGCCCTGCCTGGACATCGGCCATATCCGCGACGCCCTGGCCGGCCGGGGCATTGCCAAGGCCTGGCTCATGCCGTTTTTCACCGTGGCCGGAGCCCACGCCTGTTCTGATCTGGCCGGAAACCGGCCCGATTCCTGGCTTGGCCGCCTGGAAGCCGCTGGCATCGCCTGCCGGGCCAGCCAGGCCGGCCTGCTCGAACAGGCCCCGTTTGCCGCCGTCTGGACCGACCATTTGGACCGGGCCATGGCCCGTTTGCCCTAA
- a CDS encoding DNA repair protein RecN, which translates to MIEILRIKNLALIDDLELEFGPGLNVLSGETGAGKSFIISAVNFLTGEKMHTDLVRVGCDKAVVEALFVLDGEELILRRELAADTGRSRVYVGDALASRDTLAALRPKLLLHVSQHGQGRLLQPAFQAALLDDFLPDPALLAEKNRLARGLADIAAAIRDLDAKAAALEEKRQFLEFQHAEIAKVNPMPGEEDDLISRRAALNESRKAAEALDRSLECIERQPRLLDTLADLHRELLHAGAIYPDFLADAEAVAGFRHQLKDVSLRLRRKPSRADDDDAEAIEKRLFELATLRRKLKRTLAEIVDLGRDIKENLDFLDDCGLKRKALARDEAAGVAALAAVLAKLGAARRTAAGTLAAALEDILRGLGFSEDVRVIFDFAETTAYTPIACDLPALTEEKARILWRPNPGQPPQPLDKIASGGELSRFLLALMSLSAEPGGPTLIFDEIDAGIGGLTLASVGSYVKKLSGTSQILLISHWPQLASLADRHFQVQKTVEDGQTNTRCLRLTGDDIAAELSRMAGGGEAGAEMARRLLGNGESRP; encoded by the coding sequence ATGATCGAAATACTGCGCATCAAGAATCTGGCCCTCATTGACGACCTGGAGCTGGAATTCGGCCCGGGCCTCAATGTGCTCTCCGGCGAGACCGGCGCGGGCAAAAGTTTCATTATTTCGGCGGTCAATTTCCTGACCGGCGAAAAGATGCACACCGATCTGGTGCGCGTTGGCTGCGACAAGGCCGTGGTCGAGGCGCTGTTTGTGCTGGACGGCGAAGAGCTGATCCTTCGCCGGGAGCTGGCCGCCGATACCGGGCGCAGCCGCGTGTACGTGGGCGACGCGCTCGCCTCCCGCGACACCCTGGCGGCGCTTCGGCCAAAGCTCCTCCTGCATGTCTCCCAGCACGGCCAGGGACGCCTGTTGCAGCCCGCTTTCCAGGCCGCCCTGCTGGACGATTTTCTGCCCGACCCGGCCCTGCTGGCCGAAAAAAACCGCCTGGCCCGGGGACTGGCCGACATTGCCGCCGCCATCCGCGACCTCGACGCCAAGGCCGCCGCCCTGGAAGAAAAACGCCAGTTCCTGGAATTCCAGCACGCCGAGATCGCCAAGGTGAACCCCATGCCCGGCGAAGAGGACGACCTCATTTCCCGCCGGGCCGCCTTGAATGAGTCGCGCAAGGCAGCCGAGGCCCTGGACCGGTCGCTGGAGTGCATCGAACGCCAGCCACGGCTGCTCGACACCCTGGCCGATCTCCACCGGGAACTGCTCCATGCCGGCGCGATTTATCCCGATTTCCTGGCCGATGCCGAGGCCGTGGCCGGCTTTCGCCACCAGCTTAAGGATGTCAGCCTGCGCCTTCGCCGCAAGCCGTCCCGGGCCGACGACGATGACGCCGAGGCCATTGAAAAGCGCCTGTTCGAGTTGGCCACCCTGCGCCGCAAACTGAAACGGACCCTGGCCGAGATTGTGGACCTGGGCCGCGACATCAAGGAAAACCTCGATTTTCTCGACGACTGTGGCCTCAAACGCAAGGCCCTGGCCCGGGATGAAGCCGCCGGCGTCGCCGCCCTGGCCGCAGTGCTGGCCAAACTCGGAGCCGCCCGGCGAACCGCTGCCGGCACGCTGGCCGCCGCCCTGGAAGACATCCTGCGCGGCCTGGGGTTTTCCGAGGACGTGCGGGTCATTTTCGACTTTGCCGAGACGACCGCCTACACGCCCATCGCCTGCGATTTGCCGGCGCTCACCGAGGAAAAAGCCCGCATCCTGTGGCGGCCCAATCCCGGCCAGCCGCCCCAGCCCCTGGACAAGATCGCCTCGGGCGGCGAACTCTCCCGGTTTCTGTTGGCCCTCATGTCGCTTTCGGCCGAGCCCGGCGGCCCGACCCTGATTTTCGATGAGATCGACGCCGGCATCGGCGGCCTGACCCTGGCCAGCGTGGGCAGCTACGTCAAAAAACTGTCCGGCACGTCCCAGATCCTCCTGATCAGCCACTGGCCCCAGCTGGCCAGTCTGGCCGACCGCCACTTCCAGGTGCAAAAGACCGTGGAAGACGGCCAGACCAACACCCGCTGCCTGCGCCTGACCGGCGACGATATTGCCGCCGAGCTTTCCCGCATGGCCGGCGGCGGCGAAGCCGGAGCGGAAATGGCCCGGCGGCTGTTGGGGAACGGAGAGTCGCGCCCATGA
- a CDS encoding aspartate carbamoyltransferase catalytic subunit, whose protein sequence is MNWPHKDLLDVSQLSREDVDVVMRTAASFREINSRPVKKVPTLKGKSVVLFFAEPSTRTKTSFDIAGKRLSADTFGLAKSGSSLQKGETLKDTVLTLQAMNPDAIVMRHSASGAADFVARRVSCAVINAGDGWHAHPTQALLDLFTLREVWGDELVGKTVVILGDIAHSRVARSNIRLLTMLGVTVRLCAPRTLLPKDTQALGAKVYYELEPALAGADAVMCLRLQLERQEAGLLPELREYARRFCLTKDRLALAAPEVKVMHPGPINRGVEIASDLADAGNSLILDQVASGVAVRMALLYLHITRKEKGETA, encoded by the coding sequence ATGAACTGGCCCCACAAGGATCTTCTCGACGTGTCACAGCTTTCCCGGGAAGACGTGGACGTGGTCATGCGCACCGCCGCCTCCTTCCGGGAAATCAACTCCCGGCCCGTCAAGAAGGTGCCGACCCTCAAGGGCAAAAGCGTTGTCCTTTTTTTCGCCGAACCAAGCACCCGCACCAAAACGTCCTTTGACATCGCCGGCAAGCGCCTGTCCGCCGATACCTTCGGTCTGGCCAAGTCCGGCAGCTCCCTGCAAAAGGGCGAGACGCTCAAGGATACGGTGCTGACCCTTCAGGCCATGAACCCCGACGCCATCGTCATGCGCCACTCGGCCTCCGGCGCAGCCGATTTCGTGGCCCGGCGGGTGTCGTGCGCGGTCATCAACGCCGGCGACGGCTGGCACGCCCACCCCACCCAGGCCCTGCTCGATCTTTTCACCCTGCGCGAAGTCTGGGGCGACGAACTGGTCGGCAAGACCGTCGTGATCCTTGGCGACATCGCCCATTCCCGGGTGGCCCGGTCCAATATCCGCCTGTTAACCATGCTCGGCGTCACCGTGCGCCTGTGCGCCCCGCGCACCCTCTTGCCCAAAGACACCCAGGCCCTGGGGGCCAAGGTCTATTACGAGCTGGAACCGGCCCTGGCCGGGGCCGATGCCGTCATGTGCCTGCGCCTGCAACTGGAACGCCAGGAAGCGGGGCTGCTCCCGGAACTGCGCGAATACGCCCGCCGCTTCTGCCTGACCAAGGACCGGCTGGCCCTGGCCGCGCCCGAGGTCAAGGTCATGCACCCCGGACCCATCAACCGGGGCGTGGAAATCGCCTCGGATCTGGCCGATGCCGGCAATTCGCTCATTCTCGATCAGGTGGCCTCGGGCGTGGCCGTGCGCATGGCCCTTTTATATCTCCACATCACCCGCAAGGAAAAAGGGGAAACCGCATGA
- a CDS encoding cell division protein FtsX, which produces MSLGLLVSGLAEILRRPLASAATIGGVAATVFVCGVIALAVVGLDGAFARGQGVIRFQVYWQKGADAALVARQMDWMRALPGVIEAKSFTPEAALAVMRGSLGSTAEPALPGADNPLPYTMLLGFALPAEDETFARESYLRLAGVDGVAEVRYNPAAVDAARSLGLLGSRAVLPLGAVLALLVGLVVGNTVRLSLLRRREELDIMRLVGATEWTIRLPLVSGAAATGLIGSGLAVAALAGIWSSLARELGAAPLWIDLSAPPLWLWLALIAGPTAIAALAGLAASLDSRP; this is translated from the coding sequence ATGAGCCTGGGTCTGCTCGTCTCCGGCCTGGCCGAGATCCTGCGTCGGCCCCTGGCCTCGGCCGCCACCATCGGCGGCGTGGCTGCCACGGTCTTTGTCTGCGGCGTGATCGCGCTGGCCGTGGTGGGCCTCGACGGAGCCTTTGCCCGGGGCCAGGGGGTCATCCGGTTCCAGGTCTACTGGCAAAAAGGGGCCGACGCGGCCCTGGTCGCCCGGCAGATGGACTGGATGCGCGCCCTGCCCGGCGTCATCGAGGCCAAGAGCTTTACGCCCGAGGCCGCCCTGGCCGTCATGCGCGGCAGCCTCGGCAGCACGGCCGAACCGGCCCTGCCCGGGGCGGACAATCCCCTGCCCTACACCATGCTCCTGGGGTTTGCCCTGCCGGCCGAGGACGAAACCTTTGCCCGGGAAAGCTACCTGCGGCTGGCCGGCGTCGATGGCGTGGCCGAGGTGCGTTACAATCCGGCCGCCGTGGATGCGGCCCGTTCGCTCGGGCTGCTCGGCTCCCGGGCCGTTTTGCCGCTTGGGGCGGTGCTGGCCCTGCTCGTCGGGCTGGTGGTCGGCAACACCGTGCGCCTAAGCCTGCTGCGCCGGCGCGAGGAACTCGATATCATGCGGCTGGTCGGGGCCACGGAATGGACCATCCGCCTGCCGCTGGTCTCTGGCGCGGCCGCAACCGGCCTTATCGGTTCGGGGCTGGCCGTGGCCGCCCTGGCCGGCATCTGGTCGTCCCTGGCCAGGGAACTTGGAGCCGCGCCGCTTTGGATCGACCTGTCCGCGCCGCCGCTCTGGCTCTGGCTGGCGCTCATCGCCGGCCCGACCGCCATCGCCGCCCTGGCCGGACTGGCCGCCTCCCTGGACTCGCGCCCATGA
- a CDS encoding cell division ATP-binding protein FtsE, with product MIEVRGLSHRFGARPVLADLSFSLEKGGFAFLTGPSGSGKTTLLRILHGSLPLQAGQAVVAGHDLATLRPSRLYQLRRDVSVVFQDFKILPDRTVVDNVALPLIVRGTPKARIEHRVRQALTALRLTELANRPCAELAGGEQQRVAIARAVVAGPRLMLADEPTGNLDWELSLRLLDILRQFSAHGTAILMATHNHALVAAAPDALVVTLGGGEQAPGGFDAGQAVSPDAVPEAGR from the coding sequence ATGATCGAGGTCCGGGGCCTGTCCCACCGCTTCGGCGCCCGCCCGGTGCTCGCCGATCTGTCCTTTTCCCTGGAAAAAGGCGGCTTCGCCTTTTTGACCGGCCCATCCGGCTCCGGCAAGACCACCTTGCTGCGCATCCTCCACGGCAGCCTGCCCTTGCAGGCCGGGCAGGCCGTGGTGGCCGGCCATGATCTGGCGACCCTTCGCCCGTCCCGGCTCTACCAGTTGCGCCGCGACGTGTCGGTCGTCTTTCAGGACTTCAAGATCCTGCCCGACCGGACCGTGGTGGACAACGTGGCCCTGCCGCTGATCGTTCGCGGCACGCCCAAGGCGCGCATCGAGCACCGGGTGCGCCAGGCCCTGACCGCCCTGCGCCTGACGGAGCTGGCCAACCGTCCCTGCGCCGAGCTGGCCGGCGGCGAACAGCAGCGCGTCGCCATTGCCCGGGCCGTGGTGGCCGGGCCGCGGCTCATGCTGGCCGATGAGCCGACCGGCAACCTGGATTGGGAACTGTCGCTTCGCCTGCTCGATATTTTGCGGCAATTTAGCGCCCATGGCACGGCCATCCTCATGGCCACCCACAACCATGCCCTGGTGGCCGCTGCGCCGGACGCCCTGGTGGTCACTCTCGGCGGCGGGGAACAGGCCCCGGGCGGATTCGACGCGGGCCAGGCCGTCAGCCCGGACGCTGTCCCGGAGGCCGGCCGATGA
- a CDS encoding ABC transporter permease: MLALAKRLLLKTLWVAIVFFGITCVSFAVIHLAPGSPTDMQTTLNPQATAETRARLETLYGLNRPLHVQYVDWLGKLVRFDFGNSLSGDHRPVWDKIKERLPLTFSMNIVSLLLTLAIAIPIGVASAKRQGGLFDRAATIFVFIGFAMPGFWLALLLMLLFGVSLGWLPISGLTSMDFARLDGLGKAVDLARHLTLPIFIYTFGSLAGMSRFMRSAMLEVLRQDYILTARSKGLSEFAVIYKHALRNALLPVITILGLSVPGLIGGSVIIESIFALPGLGQLFYQSVMSRDYPLIMGNLVLGAVLTLAGNLLADAGYALADPRIRLGGRNDA; encoded by the coding sequence GTGCTCGCCCTGGCCAAACGTCTGCTGCTCAAAACCCTCTGGGTCGCCATTGTCTTCTTCGGCATCACCTGCGTGAGCTTTGCCGTCATTCATCTCGCGCCCGGCTCGCCAACCGACATGCAGACCACGCTCAACCCCCAGGCCACGGCCGAAACCCGCGCCCGTCTCGAAACCCTCTACGGCCTCAACCGGCCGCTGCATGTCCAATACGTCGACTGGCTTGGCAAACTCGTGCGCTTTGATTTCGGCAATTCCCTCTCCGGCGACCACCGCCCGGTCTGGGACAAGATCAAGGAACGCCTGCCGCTGACCTTTTCCATGAACATCGTCTCGCTGTTGCTCACCCTGGCCATCGCCATCCCCATCGGCGTGGCCTCGGCCAAACGCCAGGGCGGGCTTTTCGACCGCGCCGCCACCATCTTCGTCTTTATTGGCTTTGCCATGCCCGGCTTCTGGCTGGCCTTGCTCCTCATGCTGCTTTTCGGCGTCTCGCTTGGCTGGCTGCCCATCTCGGGCCTGACCTCCATGGATTTCGCCCGGCTCGACGGGCTCGGCAAGGCCGTGGATCTGGCCCGGCACCTGACCCTGCCCATTTTCATCTACACCTTCGGGTCGCTGGCCGGCATGTCCCGGTTCATGCGCTCGGCCATGCTCGAAGTGCTGCGCCAGGACTATATCTTAACGGCCCGCTCCAAGGGGCTGTCCGAGTTCGCGGTCATTTACAAACACGCGCTGCGAAACGCCCTGCTCCCGGTCATCACCATCCTGGGCCTGTCCGTGCCGGGGTTGATCGGCGGTTCGGTCATCATCGAGTCCATTTTCGCCCTGCCGGGCCTGGGCCAGCTTTTCTACCAGTCGGTCATGTCCCGCGATTATCCGCTGATTATGGGCAATCTGGTCCTTGGCGCGGTGCTCACCCTGGCCGGCAACCTGCTGGCCGACGCCGGCTATGCCCTGGCCGATCCGCGCATCCGGCTCGGAGGGCGAAACGATGCTTAA
- a CDS encoding ABC transporter permease: MLNPARFLRRFLPGGGLLAAGLFIVGSVSVAALLAPYFAPFDPLALDVNAILTPPGGAHLLGTDALGRDVFSRLLYGGRVSLWVGFVAVGISVAIGLFLGLCAGYFGGLVDEGIMRGVDVMLCFPSFFLILAVIAFLTPSLTNIMAVIGLTSWMGVARLVRAETLALRSRDFVLAARVSGMGAPGILLYHILPNAAAPVLVSATLGVAGAILTESSLSFLGLGVQPPTPSWGNMLMEGKEVLEVAPWLSIFPGLAILCTVLGYNLIGESLRDILDPRLRQ, encoded by the coding sequence ATGCTTAATCCGGCCCGGTTTCTGCGCCGGTTCCTGCCGGGGGGCGGCCTGCTTGCCGCCGGGCTGTTCATCGTCGGTTCGGTGTCTGTGGCCGCGCTGCTGGCCCCCTATTTCGCGCCCTTTGATCCGTTGGCCCTGGACGTCAACGCCATCCTGACCCCGCCTGGCGGGGCGCACCTGCTTGGCACCGACGCCCTGGGCCGCGACGTGTTTTCCCGGCTCCTCTACGGCGGCCGGGTGTCGTTGTGGGTGGGCTTTGTGGCGGTGGGCATTTCCGTGGCCATCGGCCTGTTTCTGGGCCTTTGCGCCGGCTATTTCGGCGGGTTGGTCGACGAGGGCATCATGCGCGGCGTGGACGTCATGCTGTGCTTCCCCTCGTTTTTCCTGATCCTGGCCGTCATTGCCTTTCTCACCCCGTCGCTGACCAACATCATGGCCGTCATTGGCCTGACCTCCTGGATGGGCGTGGCCCGACTGGTGCGGGCCGAGACGCTGGCTCTTCGTTCGCGCGATTTCGTCCTGGCCGCCCGGGTCTCGGGCATGGGCGCGCCCGGGATTCTCTTGTACCACATCCTGCCCAATGCGGCCGCGCCGGTGCTGGTTTCGGCCACCCTTGGCGTGGCCGGGGCCATCCTGACCGAATCCTCGCTGAGCTTTCTCGGCCTTGGCGTCCAGCCGCCGACCCCAAGCTGGGGCAACATGCTCATGGAAGGCAAGGAAGTGCTGGAAGTGGCCCCGTGGCTGTCGATTTTCCCCGGGCTGGCCATTTTGTGCACTGTGCTCGGCTACAATCTCATCGGCGAAAGCCTGCGCGACATCCTGGACCCCAGGCTGCGGCAATAG
- the pyrC gene encoding dihydroorotase: MTLPDLVVANVEVPGRDGFWTLCCAQGRVLELVPHDPAAVFPEARVIPGRGLLLMPAMTDAHTHLREPGQEWKEDIASGLSAAAGGGFSNIMCMANTTPVNDNASVTKLMLRRAADSWPNGPRLFPVGALTLGLAGKQLAPMEELLAAGCVAFSNDGEPVADTELFRHALEYAADLAPVIDHCEDPYMAKGSGANEGVMSARLGLRGQPDVAEALQVARDILLAEYLHAPVHLAHVSCRRAVELIADAKRRGAPVTAETCPHYLLMTDAALFGYDTMAKVNPPLRTDDDRLALMQALREGVIDILATDHAPHAAHEKETPFEDAKNGITGLDTALASLWELVRLGKLTAEDIALRFAWRPAEIFKLPHCRFATGDPADFCLFDPEESWVVTTESLRSKGKNTPLLGQSLTGRVMLTVVGGHVVHELARPGA; the protein is encoded by the coding sequence ATGACGCTCCCGGATCTCGTCGTCGCCAACGTCGAAGTCCCCGGCCGTGACGGCTTCTGGACCCTTTGCTGCGCCCAAGGCCGCGTGCTGGAGCTTGTCCCCCACGACCCGGCCGCCGTGTTTCCCGAGGCCCGGGTCATCCCCGGCCGGGGCCTGCTCCTCATGCCGGCCATGACCGACGCCCACACCCATCTGCGCGAACCCGGCCAGGAGTGGAAGGAAGATATTGCCTCGGGCCTGTCCGCCGCTGCCGGGGGCGGGTTTTCCAATATCATGTGCATGGCCAACACCACGCCGGTCAACGACAACGCCTCGGTGACCAAGCTCATGCTGCGCCGGGCCGCCGACAGCTGGCCAAACGGCCCGCGTCTCTTCCCGGTGGGGGCGCTGACCCTTGGCCTGGCCGGCAAACAGCTCGCCCCCATGGAAGAACTCTTGGCCGCCGGCTGCGTGGCCTTTTCCAACGACGGCGAACCCGTGGCCGACACGGAACTGTTTCGCCACGCCCTGGAATACGCCGCTGATCTGGCCCCGGTCATCGACCACTGCGAAGACCCGTATATGGCCAAAGGCTCCGGCGCCAACGAAGGCGTCATGAGCGCCCGGCTCGGGCTTCGCGGCCAGCCCGACGTGGCCGAGGCCCTGCAAGTGGCCCGCGACATCCTGCTCGCCGAATACTTGCATGCCCCGGTGCATCTGGCCCACGTCAGCTGCCGCCGGGCCGTGGAGCTCATTGCCGACGCCAAGCGCCGGGGCGCGCCGGTCACGGCCGAAACCTGCCCGCATTACCTGCTCATGACCGACGCCGCCCTTTTCGGCTACGACACCATGGCCAAGGTCAACCCGCCGCTGCGCACCGACGACGACCGTCTGGCGCTCATGCAGGCCCTGCGCGAAGGGGTCATCGACATCCTGGCCACGGACCACGCCCCCCACGCCGCCCACGAAAAGGAAACGCCCTTCGAGGACGCCAAAAACGGCATCACCGGCCTCGATACCGCCCTGGCCAGCCTGTGGGAACTGGTGCGCCTGGGCAAACTGACCGCCGAGGACATCGCCCTGCGCTTCGCCTGGCGGCCGGCCGAGATTTTCAAGCTGCCCCATTGCCGCTTCGCCACCGGCGATCCGGCCGATTTCTGTCTCTTCGACCCGGAAGAATCCTGGGTCGTCACCACCGAAAGCCTGCGCTCCAAGGGCAAGAACACGCCGCTTCTCGGCCAGTCCCTGACCGGCCGGGTGATGCTCACCGTTGTCGGCGGCCACGTCGTCCACGAACTGGCCCGGCCCGGAGCCTGA
- a CDS encoding DUF3553 domain-containing protein → MTATIIKDGDYVTHAKLPGWGLGKVIELLESGAVRVFFEFEGDKKMQRDFLVPAEAPVGHPVLTKMDLNRAIDGTVSFPNLEAGFLKMFPGGFNDERYVSHERAGKIEASKQLHDTLGCATLETLLRAGDYDAVCTLAKKLLTKTSLIFPNEKTALADGLKKGDEQKEQFAKALDILLYGEGELGPRFTAFVETLEKLDACRWTTATYYLFLLDPAQHIFIKPTIFQRAAQACGFDIGYQARPSWAGYQRMLGFTAYLAKQLGERALLAPADLIDVQGFIWCSLAYEKAAARAAKAIPKPRR, encoded by the coding sequence TTGACTGCGACGATCATCAAAGACGGTGACTATGTCACCCATGCAAAGCTCCCCGGCTGGGGTCTTGGGAAAGTGATCGAACTGCTGGAAAGCGGCGCTGTCCGCGTTTTTTTCGAGTTCGAAGGCGACAAGAAAATGCAACGCGACTTCCTGGTTCCGGCCGAGGCTCCGGTGGGCCATCCGGTGTTGACCAAGATGGATCTCAACCGGGCCATTGACGGAACCGTCTCCTTCCCGAATCTCGAGGCCGGATTCCTGAAAATGTTCCCCGGCGGATTTAACGACGAGCGCTACGTCTCCCACGAGCGGGCCGGCAAAATCGAAGCCTCCAAACAGCTCCACGACACCCTGGGCTGCGCGACCCTGGAAACGTTGCTGCGGGCCGGCGACTACGACGCCGTCTGCACCCTGGCCAAGAAACTGCTCACCAAAACCAGCCTCATCTTCCCCAACGAGAAGACGGCCCTGGCCGACGGGCTGAAAAAAGGGGACGAGCAGAAAGAACAGTTCGCCAAGGCGCTCGATATCCTGCTCTACGGCGAGGGCGAGCTTGGCCCGCGCTTTACGGCCTTTGTCGAGACCCTTGAGAAGCTCGATGCCTGCCGCTGGACCACGGCCACCTATTATCTGTTCCTCCTCGATCCGGCCCAGCATATCTTCATCAAGCCGACCATCTTCCAGCGGGCGGCCCAGGCCTGCGGCTTCGACATCGGCTATCAGGCGCGGCCGAGCTGGGCCGGCTACCAGCGCATGCTCGGGTTTACCGCCTATCTGGCCAAGCAGCTAGGCGAACGGGCCTTGCTGGCCCCGGCCGACCTGATCGACGTCCAGGGCTTCATCTGGTGTTCCCTGGCCTATGAAAAGGCCGCCGCGCGCGCAGCCAAGGCTATCCCCAAACCCCGGCGCTAG